Genomic window (Nilaparvata lugens isolate BPH chromosome 7, ASM1435652v1, whole genome shotgun sequence):
AGTAGGCGCCTCAGATTCAACACGGAGTCCATAAGAACGTAGCAAATTTTCAAGTTGCCTTGTAGCTGGTTCATTGAGGTGTTTGACATAATTGAattcaagtatttatttcattgtattcaaGGACATGTGACCTCATGCGCGCTTCTCCACTAGCTAAtgctgaaatgaagtgcattcATCGGGTGATTCTGATAAAACATAACCGTTAACAAGAAATagtcaaaatattcattttttgaaggCCTTAGAGTATAaggatacaataaaaaatttggtATTTTGGGACTTTTTCCTTAAAAATTactatttgactggactattatgtTATGTTCACCACTAAGTTTGGATTATTTTGAATCGTTATTGAACTAAAACTACTTATTGTTGTTAAcctaatcaaatttattgacaTACATTCTGGGTTAAGTCAAGTGAGTCACTCAAATTCATTgacatataggcctacattctGGGTTAGTCAACAGTCAAGTGAGAGTCAACCATATTCTGGCAATAGTGGAATTGGCTTCCAAATTTTATGATTCAATGTATACAATTATTGTAGTCAACAGTCAAGTTAGAGTCAGCCATATTCTGGCAATAGTGGAATTGGCTTCCAAATTTTATGATTCAATGTATACAATTGTTTTAAGAtctatgaatttttaaattaagaGTAGCCTAATTGATTTGTCTCAAAATAAGAATGTATTCACAAATTTGATCTTTTCTTAATTCCTCAGTAAAGCCTGGTAACTGTGTGGGAATGTGCCACGAGAAAGTACTTTATTTGTTATTGCTTATTCAGATTCGTTTATAATTTAACAAAATGGCTTGTTATCAACAGATTTTAAATGAAGTTTGGCTTGAACCACTATCACAACAAATGGAGACTGGACTTCAACTATTTGGAAGACTAACGAGCCGGCCAAGCATTGCAAGAATTAGTACAACCCTCTTCCCCAACGATTTGAAGCAAAAGGAGGTTGTAGAAATCAGCGGAGATCCAGCTAGTGGTAAAACGCACCTACTAACTTCTTTAATAGCCACATGCATATTGCCTTCCAACTATGAAGGTTTCTGCATTGGTGGTCTTCAAGCCGGTGTTATATTTCTGAATACTGATCtacattttcaaatattcaaattagtAACAATTCTTGACTATCGGCTAAAACATTGTAGGAATGCTGATGGTTCTTGTTTAAACCCTTCTCagatagaaaacattattaagTCGTCCCTCGAGAATTTGCACATCTATGATTGTGCAAATACTTTTGTACTGCGAATTACTATTCACTCTCTTCAGCAGACCATAGCCAGCAATCCTAAGATTAGTCTCATAGTTCTAGACAGTGTGTCAGCAAATTACTGGCAAGACGTTCATCAAGGTGGCACTCGGAAAATTGATCTCTACACTGACAAAATACTCAAGTTCCTTCAGAAAATTGTTACCGATTTTAATTTGAGTATCATTTACACTCGGCCAACCTACTTCAAATCTATGTCGAGTAAAGTGAACAGAAACGTGTCACAGCATCCTCTGATTGGATTCATCaatcataaaattgaattacGTAGGCCTACCGCTCATGCCGAATCAGGAGTAGTGTTTTTTAGGGCAGAAATCAGATGTCATGACAAAGTAGTGTTCAAATACTATAAGAATAAATTGGATGGATTCGAATGGATAGAACTTGATGCATTGCCAAACCAGACAACAaatgattgatttcattatttacTTTTTAAAGCGCATTTCAAAAACGGTAAGTTAATAttttacagtatattatttcaattgaataaataaatgaatatgaatacatTGAAATCTATTCCATTTCTATAGTGCAGTAGAAAACCTAATTTGAAACCagaaatgataatgaatatCCATATTTTACACTACATGGTACATGGTAAAaaactatatttattattcaagacaatcttttttttataatgagGATGAGTTCTCAAGTGCCTTATTTTTGTGCTATGCAAATGAGATGAAAAAGTTGTAGAAGTTGTCAGGCTAACTTCTTCGCAACATCTTGTAACttaaatgagttgaaaaatacAATCCAAGAAGAATTTAATgatcattcatatttttcaagtgTGGACTATGAAGTATATATAAGCTTAGtatagtatatagaatataggCTACTATGAAgtaaatatatattgtaaaatatataagCTGTGATATTAAAATGCTCAACTTAAATATTTGTTTATATAATTGGGAGTTTAATAAACTCTTGTGAACTATCTGTTGTACTAATGTATTAATAATAACTATTGTACTAATGTAATTGTACTAATTAATCTATTGTACAAATGCTTATAGTTAACCTTGGTTagtattattttgttatctACATACTTAAAATTGTGAATACTGATAAGtctgaataaaatttcaaattctttttctgatccatcataattttcaaatgtgTATGTGATCTACATTCTTTGTCAAGTAGTTATAAAAAGATAAagtaaattacaattacattccTCATATTTCTCAAAATGTATctcatttgaaattatttgattCCTTAGAAATACTGTAAACACACCTCTTATGAAGTAATGGTATGTTTAATGATGAATTGGAGTAAATCACTCTGCACTCTGCAACGTGACAAAAGTATATGGTCAATCCAGTTAAAGTCAACGTTCACAAGCTGTCATTTGAATCACATTAAAACCCTTTAAAAGTTTTTCTCAGCTCACTGGCACACTCGTCTTGTTATGGAGAGAGGTGACCAGGTGACCATAATTGCCACATGTCAATGCCATAGCAGGCAAACGCACGTTCAACACATTTATTTGTACACCTATAAATCATACATTATTGGGAGAGAAGAGtaggaatagagagagagaacaaaaaagagaaagaagcaTGTGTTATAGCCTAAATGGAAGAAtacaaaaaagaataataatataacgaCACCACCCGTGCAGCTCGAAGTGCCCCTTGATTTTTAAATAACTAGTAAACAATGCAACCTTAACAATtacttcatgtttttcaataaatttatatttttagatatgTTTATAGTTCCAGATTTTTAGTgttatgatgaaaataatgttaGGCCTATACCATTTACCAAATAGAAAAGATATCAtgagaagatatctcatggtatagggtgtttatgttccaaatttcgctgttaactcaagcagatagtcctagtagttctttttcttGAAGCTTTGTGGCGCTGGTAGTCTCTAacggtaggcgcacacagatcgtcatcggacgattagatttgatgcattgttttcaattggagtgcgcatacctatccgcatcgtagATCGGAAATGCCGTCAGAAATCCCGAGAGGAGCATTGAAGCCGACGGCTCCGTTCGGATTTAATGTCTCAATCGCACGGCAATAAGTGGTGTTCAGTTTTACTATATATTGTCTGAGGACATTCAAAAGCTCAAAAAAACATTACTTGCGACATGCGGAAGTAGCTAAAAAAATTACTTCGTCCTCAATTAAATCAGGAAACAGATGATCAAATTCTCCGTATTCTATCCTTTTCTGATTAATTCTATGGATGCACATTTTTCGTTTTCTCTTCCTA
Coding sequences:
- the LOC111048561 gene encoding DNA repair protein XRCC2, translating into METGLQLFGRLTSRPSIARISTTLFPNDLKQKEVVEISGDPASGKTHLLTSLIATCILPSNYEGFCIGGLQAGVIFLNTDLHFQIFKLVTILDYRLKHCRNADGSCLNPSQIENIIKSSLENLHIYDCANTFVLRITIHSLQQTIASNPKISLIVLDSVSANYWQDVHQGGTRKIDLYTDKILKFLQKIVTDFNLSIIYTRPTYFKSMSSKVNRNVSQHPLIGFINHKIELRRPTAHAESGVVFFRAEIRCHDKVVFKYYKNKLDGFEWIELDALPNQTTND